AATTTACCTGTGGTGCTTTTGCAGCAGTCTACATTGGTGTTAAATGGACTTTTCTACCAGGGGGAATTCACTGGATTGTGGCTCTTTTGGGTGCAGCTTTAGTAGGTGCTCTGTGGGGGATTGTACCCGGTGTTTTAAAAGCGATTGCTAATGTGAATGAGGTTATTACCTCTATTATGATGAACTATATCGGTATGTATTTGATTAACATATTAATTGTCAAATTCGTTCATGACCCTATTAAAAACCAGTCCGTTCCGGTAGCACCGACCGCAATTATACCAAAAGCCGGACTTGATAAATTATTTGGTACTAACAATATGAATATCAGTGTTTTTATAGCGATACTCATGGTTGTCCTAATCTATATTGTATTAAATAAAACGACCTTTGGCTATGAATTAAAAGCCTGTGGACTTAGTCCGGATGCCAGTAAGTATGCAGGTATTAATGCGAAGAGAAATATTGTTCTTTCAATGGTTATTGCAGGAGCCCTGTCCGGATTTGGCGGAGGATTATTATATTTAGCCGGTTCCGGTAAATACCTTCAGGTACTGGATGTATTGGCACCTCAGGGATTTAACGGTATCTCTGTTGCATTACTTGGGATGTCAAATCCTATCGGCATACTATTTTCAGGTCTGTTTATTGCTCATATTACAGTTGGGGGAAGCAATACCCAGTTGTATAACTTTGTACCTGAAGTAATTGATATTATTATAGCAGCAATTATTTATTGCGGTGCGTTTGCATTATTATTTAAAAATCTTATTGCAAGATTTGGTAAGAAATCTTCTGGTGCCACAAAGGAGGAAGGCTGATGGATATTTTATATTTTATTGTACAGCAGACAATGTTTTTTGCTATTCCACTTTTGATTGTAGCATTGGGAGGAATGTTTTCCGAACGAAGCGGTATTGTAAACATAGCCCTTGAGGGTATTATGGTTATGGGTGGATTTTTTAGTATAGCTGTAATTCATCTATTAGAAAACCGCATGAGTGGACAACCGCTGTTATTAATAGCAGTATTGGTAGCAGGTGTTTCCGGTGCTGTGTTTTCTCTGCTTCATGCATTTGCTGCAATCAATTTAAAGGCTGACCAGACAATTAGCGGTACAGCACTTAATTTATTTGCACCTGCATTTGCTGTATTCGTAGCCAGAATGGTTCAGGGCGTTCAGCAGATTCAGTTTAAAGATACCTTCTTTATTAGAAAGGTTCCTGTTTTAGGAGATATTCCGGTACTTGGACCGTTATTATTTCAAAATGCATATGTAACAACTTATATTGGACTTGCTGTAGCGATTATGTCAGGTGTTGTAATAAACCGTACAAAATTTGGTTTAAGACTGCGTGCTTGCGGTGAACATCCACAGGCGGCAGATTCAGTAGGTATTAATGTATACAAAATTCGATATGCCGGAGTCATCATATCCGGTGCGCTTGCCGGTATCGGTGGACTAGTATTTATCGTACCTACTTCTACAAATTTTAATGCAAGTGTGGCTGGTTACGGCTTCCTGGCACTAGCGGTACTCATATTCGGACAATGGAGAACGAAGAGAATTATAGTAGCAGCTTTTTTCTTTGGTATAATGAAGACTTTTGCTTCTGCTTATTCCGGAATTCCTTTTTTAAAGACCTTACCTATATCCAATGAGGTATATAAGATGATACCTTATATTGCCACATTAGTTATTCTTGCCTTTTCTTCTAAGAATTCACAAGCTCCCAGGGCAGAAGGAATTCCTTATGATAAAGGAAGCAGATAAATAGTAGATTGATGTTAAAAATTGTAATTTTATGAAATAGGCGATTCCGACACAAAAACAGCAGTTTCGCAATTGCCTATTTTAAATTTATAAGTTGTGTTATACCAGAAAACAGATTTGTCAGAGTGAAACGAGTTATCTGTTTTCTGATATCTTTGACACCGTTTAGGAAAAACTAAATATCTTACACATTGAAATTAAAGCAGGAGTCTTTTGACTTTGTGCAAATTGCTTATTCTAACTGAGCCTTTTGTCCTTTTGCCCCTCGTTTTCTGTTGCGGACTTTTTTGGCACTTAAGACTTTTCCGTTATAAACGAAAGCTTCCTCTGTATTCTTAACAATACCGGTATATACAACCGTATCCCCTTTATCCAGTTCAATCGATTTTACTCCGCGACCGGTCTTTTTCATTTCGCTGACTTCACTAAGAGCATATCCTAAGGATAACCCTTTTTCTGTTAATACAATTACTTTCTGGTCACCAGATAAAATTTCGCCGGCAGACAAAAGTAGTATATCAACAACAGCATCACCACTTTCTAACTTAGTGGCAGATATCATGGAACGATTTGTTTCGAACTCAACACCGGATACTTGTTTAATATATCCTAGCTTTGTAGAAAAGACTAGCTGAGTCTCAAATAGTTGCTCAAAGGATGTATATATTAATATATTTTCTTTATCTACTTTACAAAGGTTATGGATAAGAATTCCCTTATCCTTAATTTTACATTTTGGTATGGCGGACGCTTTTATCTGGTACATATTTCCTTCTGCTGTGAATAGACATAGTTTGTCCGTATTTTTCATTAGAATAATATGAGCGTATTCTTTTAAGGTATCCTCCCCGGCACGGGTATAGCTTGATGTATCCAGAGATTTAGTATAGCCAAACCGGTCAATGAGTACATAGATATCCTCTATCTTAACTTCTTCTACATAGTCTGTATTGGAAGCATCACATAGAATAGTTCGCCTTGGGAAGCTAAATGCCTTTTTGTACTCTTTTAGGCGATTTTTAATAACTTTATGTAATTCCTTCTGGTCGCCAAGGATTGTTTTGTATTCATCTATACTTTTTAATAAAGAATCATTCTCTTCGTGTAGTTTTAATATTTCAAGTCCAATTAACTTGCTTAAAGGCATAGCAAGGATAGCATCAGCCTGACGTTCAGTAAAATTTAGACTAGCAGCCTGTTTTTTTGAAGCTTCACTCTTAAAGTTAATATCGGTAATAGTTCCATCTGTCAGACAGCCTTTTGCCTGTTTAACGGAAGAGCTGCCTCGTAAGATTTCAATAATTAAATCAATAACATCAGTAGCTTGGATTAAACCGTCTACGATTTCAAGGCGGTTTTCTGCTTTTTCTAATAAATGTTTAAATTCCCTAGTATAAAGTTCTTCCTGAAAATGTATGAACTCTTGTAATAAACTCTTTAATTGGAAAACAGTAGGCTGTTTATCTTTAACAGCAAGTAGGTTTACACCGTAGGTATCTTCCATAGGGGTCTTTTTATATAAACCGTTTAAGAGATTATCAATATCACGGTCTTTTTTGACCTCAACTACAATACGAATCCCTTCTTTGGAAGATTCATCTCTGACATCAAAGATTTCATCAAAAACTTTGTCTTTCATTAAAGTGGCCAGGCTTTCCACTAATTTCATTTTATTACCGGCTACGGTATAGGGAATCTCAGTGATAACAATATTTTTTCTTCCGTTTTCCCCGTTTTCTATTTCAACTTTAGAGCGGATTCGAACCTTTCCTTCTCCAGTGGAGTATATGCCGGCTAAATCACTTTGATTTATAATAGTGCCCCCGGTAGGAAAATCAGGGCCCGGAATATATTTCATCAGTTTTTCTGTGGTTATATCCGGATTGTCCAGGCAGGCAATAGCGCCGTCGATGACTTCTACAGGATTGTGAGGCGGTATATTTGTAGCCATACCAACTGCAATACCGGTGGTGCCGTTAATTAATAGATTTGGTATCATTGCAGGTAGAACCGTAGGCTCTTTTTCGCTGTCATCAAAATTAGGAATAAACTCCACTAACCCTTTGTCCAGATGTTCTAGCAGGGTCATAGCACCCTGCGATAGACGGGCCTCAGTATAACGCATAGCCGCAGCACCGTCACCGTCGATGGAACCAAAATTACCATGGCCATCCACCAAAGGAATGGAGAGAGAATAGTCTTCTGTCATACGCACTAATGCGTCATAGATAGAGCTGTCACCGTGTGGGTGATATTTACCCATGGTATCACCCACAATACGGGCACTTTTTCTATGGGGCTTCTTTGGATCAAGTCCTAATTCATTCATGGCATATAAGATACGTCTTTGTACGGGTTTTAAACCGTCTCTGACGTCTGGCAGAGCTCTGGCGATGATTACGCTTAAGGCATAATCACGATAGGAATTTCTCATTTCTTCTGAGAAATCCAGTTGGACGATAGTATCAGTAGTATTATCTGTATTTTTATTCATGTAAACCTCCTGTATAGGCAGAGTTATAGTTTATTTTGGTTTGATTAGATTTACCCAGGCTTGTCCTACGTGGTAAACCTGGGTAACCTTTAAAAAGTTGATTCAGTTCTATGGTTGATTAAACATCTAATTTGGCATATCTGGCTTCTTCCATAATAAAGCTTCTTCGTGGCGGCACATTACTGCTCATTAATACATTGGTTATTTCATCAGCTTCCACGGTATCATTAATTGTGACCTGAGCAAGTATTCGTGTCTCCGGATTCAGTGTAGTTTCCCAAAGCTGATCCGCATCCATCTCACCAAGTCCTTTATAACGCTGTAAGCTTAGAATTTTATGATCTTCTTTTTTACGGAATTTTTCCAGCGCAAAGTCATCAAAAAGATACTCGGATTGTTTTTTCTTCTTGCCTTTTACGGTAGTTTCATAATCTACTTTATACAAAGGGGGAAGTCCGCGAAAGATTTTTCCTTCGTAGATTAGCTCCGGCATAAAACGGTAGAAAAAGGTTAGTAAAAGGGTACTGATATGGGCACCGTCTACATCCGCATCCGTAAGTATAATGATTTTACCGTATTTTAATTTATTAATATCAAAATCTTCACCGATACCACAGCCAAAGGAGGCAATCATAGATTTTATCTCGTTGTTTACTAATATTTTTTCAAGGGTTGATTTCTCTACATTTAATATTTTGCCTCGGAGTGGAAGAACCGCCTGTGTTCTGCGGTTTCTGGCAGTTTTTACGGTTCCGCCTGCGGAATCACCTTCGACAATATAGACTTCACATTCTTCGGCTTTTTTAGAAGAACAGGAAGCGAGCTTGCTTCTGGTGTCTACATCGGATAACTGTTTTAGTACTGCTGTACGCGCTTTATCCCCAGCTTTTCTTGCGGCATAAGATTTTAGAGAGTTATCTAAAATACCTTTTAAAACTTCTACATTTTTATCAAAATATCTCTGCACCTCTGCGGCAAATACTTCATCCACTGCACTTTTGGCATCTGTGTTACCAAGCTTTGTCTTGGTTTGTCCTTCGAATTGAGGGTCGGGATGCTTAATGGATATAATGGCAACCAGACCATTCCGGATATCCTTGCCATCGAAGTTTTCATCTTTTTCCTTTAAGATACCAAGTTCTCTGGCGTATTGGTTCATAACCCTGGTTAAGGCCGTTTTAAAGCCGGTGACCAGAGTTCCGCCGTCCACTACATTGATTCGGTTACAGTAAGCATTAATCTGTTCGGAGTAGGTATCTATGTATTGAAAAGCAACCTCAACCTCAATATCACCACTTTGACCCTCCAGATAAATTGGTTCACTGTGCAGAGGAGTGGCATCTCTGTTTAAATAAGAAACAAAGCTTTTTATACCAAATTCCTCAAGATAAGTAACCTCCTCTTTTGTAATTTGATCCTGAAAAATAATTTTAAGGTTTTTATTTAAAAACGCAATTTCCTTTAGCTTCTTCTTAATCGTATCCGCTTTGAATTCAACAGTTTCAAATATAGTATCATCGGGATAGAAGGTGACCTTTGTACCCGTATCATTTTTATTGCATTTTCCCACTACCGGCAAATGTCCATCCACTAGCTCGGTAACAGGATGTCCGCCGCTTGCATATTCATCTCGGTAAATTTTTCCTTCACGTTTTATTTCTACAATCATCCGCTTTGAGAGGGCATTGACAACAGAAGCACCTACTCCATGAAGCCCTCCGGATACTTTATAGACAGAACCACCGAATTTACCACCGGCATGGAGTATGGTATAAACAACACGTGCTGTGGGAATTCCTTTAGTCGGATGTATGTCCACCGGTACACCGCGCCCGTTATCCTGTAGAGTAATACCCCCATCTTTTTGAAGGATAATGTTAATTTGTGTACAGAAACCTGCCAGATGTTCGTCAATACCGTTATCAAGTATTTCCCAAATCAAATGGTGCAAGCCCCTAGAGCCTGTACTTCCGATATACATACCCGGACGCTTTCTAACAGCCTCCAAACCTTCTAGTACAACTATTTGACTTCCTGTATACTGTTCCATTATCTGTTTCCTTTCCTGTAAAATCAATTAGAGTCATTGTATCACAATTTTTTTTAGAAATCTAGTTTTTTACACAATCATATGTTCGCTAAGAGCTGAGGATATATGACAAATTGCAGCGACAAAATTCTGCCTTTCATTGAATTCAAAAGAAAAGTATGTTAAACTGTAACTGGTGAAGGAAATAGAACAGAAAGAAGATGCTGCATGAATTTATATAAATACGACACCCATGTTCATACAAAAGAAGGCAGTGCCTGCGCTTTTGTAACCGGAAAAGAACAAGTAAGGATATACAAAAAACTTGGTTATAGCGGCATTATCATAACAGATCACTTTTTTAACGGTAATAGCAACGTTCCTCGTAAGCTGCCTTGGAAGGAAAGAGTTGACGGGCTGGCAAAGGGCTATGAAAATGCTCTAGCCGAAGGAAAAAGACTTGGATTATCAGTTTTTTTTGGATGGGAAGAAACCTATTACGGAAGAGATTTTTTAGTATACGGCTTGGATAAGCATTGGCTTTATCAGCATCCGGAGAAACTCTACTGGGATATTAAAACTCTTTACAAAGAGATTAAAAGAGCAGGAGGTTTTATGGTACATGCCCATCCGTACCGGTCTTTGGAGGCGATTAGCGGAGAGTTACCAATGTGCCCGGAATATATTGATGGGGTAGAAGTACTAAATGCAAGCAACAAGCGAACGGAATCGAATCAAATGGCATTCCGATATGCAGAGGAGTTGAAAAAGATAGTAACGGCAGGTTCCGATGCTCATCATAAAGTAACACCAAGAAGCGGTCTTATCAGCAAAATACCGATAGCGGATATTCAAGATTTTATAAAGCAGCTGACTCTAGGGAAGTTTGAAATTATACAGCCTGAGAAGAAATGATTTTCCGAAAAAGGTTAGGGATTCTTCCTATACTGCAAAATATTATCAATAAGACAAAATTCTCGGAAAAGGAATTGACATGTGTAATAAATTATATTATAGTATTTTTTATAATAAAAATGTATAAATATACGAAACCAATGAAGGTTGCTAAAGCCTTCATTCTTTTTTAATCTGAATTAGAGCGTGTCTGAAAATGCGAAAGATAGGGCAAAATTTTATATAGATTGGTATTAAAAATCCATCTTTACTTTATCGTAGTAATGTGTGATAATAAATTTGCTGTATTTGCAGACCACTATAATAAAAATTGGGATTAAAAAGAATGGCTGGAGGGAAATAACAAACAGAAAGGAAGCCACAAAGGAGTTCTTTCAGCCTGTTTTAAAGTGGCATATTCCAAAAGGAATGAATGGAATATAGTGTGGTATTACGATGAAAAAACCATTTGTGACGTTAGAACAACTTAAAGAAATAATAAAGGAACATAAAACCCCATTTCATATATATGATGAAAAAGGTATTCGTGAAAATGCCAGAAGATTAAAAGAGGCTTTTAGCTGGAACAAAGGCTTTAGAGAATATTTTGCAGTAAAGGCAACTCCGAACCCATACCTATTAAAAATATTAAAAGAAGAAGGCTGTGGAGTAGACTGTTCTTCCTTAACAGAACTTATGCTGTCAGAGGCGCTTGATTTTAAAGGGGAAGATATTATGTTCTCCTCCAATGCGACTCCGCCGGAAGAATTTAAAAAAGCGGCAGAATTAAATGCGATTATTAATCTTGATGATTATACTCATATAGACTTTTTAAATGGTATTACCGGTATTCCGGAAACCATATGCTGCAGATATAACCCTGGTGGTGTATTTACCATCAGCAACGGTATTATGGACAATCCAGGGGATGCAAAGTATGGATTTACAAAGGCACAGATGGTTGAAGGCTATAAAAAACTTATGAACCTGGGTGCGAAACAGTTTGGAATACATTCTTTCTTAGCCAGTAATACCGTAACCAATGAGTATTATCCGATATTAGCTAAGATCCTATTTGAGCTTGCGGTAGAATTAAAAGAAACAACAGGGGCTAAGATTAAATTCATTAATCTGTCCGGCGGTGTAGGCGTTCCTTATAAACCGGACCAACAGGGAAATGATATATTAGCAATCGGTGAAGGCGTACGCAAAGCTTATGAAGAAGTTTTAGTACCAGCAGGTATGGGAGATGTGGAAATATACACAGAACTTGGGCGTTTCATGCTAGCGCCTTACGGACATCTGGTTGCTACAGCAATACATGAAAAGCACATCTATAAGGAATACATTGGTTTGGATGCCTGTGCAGTAGATTTAATGAGGCCTGCTATGTACGGATCATACCATCATATTACTGTTATGGGTAAGGAGAACGAACCCTGTGACCATAAATATGATGTAACAGGTTCTTTGTGTGAAAACAATGATAAATTTGCAATTGACCGTATGCTACCAAAAGTTGATATCGGAGATTTATTTGTAATACATGATACGGGAGCGCATGGATATGCAATGGGCTACAATTATAATGGAAAGTTAAAATCTGCTGAACTTTTATTACAAGAGGATGGTTCTGTTCAGTTAATCCGCAGGAAGGAAGAGCCAAAGGATTATTTTGCGACCTTTGATTTTAGCGACATCTTAAAGGACATGAAATACGAATAATGGAAAAAGTTGTACACTAAAAACACACATGATAAAGTATACAACAGAGTATGAGAAGTTTATGACTATAACAATACAAAAACCGGCGAGCAGCTTCAATAGAAACTGCTCGCCGGTTTTTGTCGCATATTTGCATATTATGTCTTATATAGGAAGGAATATAGTAAATTGCCAAGAAAAAGAAAAAAATAATAATGGAAGCTATAATATAAACCTTAAAATGTCCGATAAATAAAATAGGAATAACGAATTATAGACAGGTGGTGAATCACATGCGTATTGATGCATATAATAAAATTTCACAGGTATATCAGACCAATACAATACAAAAGACAACTAAAACAACGAATATAAAATCGACAGATCAGGTTGAAATATCTCGTACAGCTAAAGATTACCAGATAGCAAAACAAGCGGTAGCGGCGGCAGCAGATATCAGAGAAGATAAAATAAAGGATATTAAGAGCCGATTCGAATCCGGTACTTATAATGTAAGTATGAAAGAGGTCGCTAACACCGTCGTTGAAAAGTATTTTGAAAAAACCATATAAGGCTGTTGCCTTATATGGCAACAATTTAATAGGAAAAGAGGGTTGATTTCGTGGCAAGTTTAATTGAAGATTTAATTCAGACCCTGGAGCAGCAGTGTGAGTTATATAAACTAATGATTCCGGCTGCTGAAGAAAAAACAAAGGTAATTGTAAGTAATAATCTGAAAGAACTTCAGGAGCTGACAGAAAAAGAGCAGCTAATGGTAGAACAGATTTATGTTCTGGAAAAGAAAAGAGAAGAAATTATTAAAAATATAGGAACGGTAGTCAGTAAAGCACCTGAAACCATTCACATATCAACTGTAATACAAATGATGGAAAAGCAGCCAAAAGAACAAAATCAACTTTCAGAAATTCATGATAATCTAAAAAGAACCATTCAAAAACTGGTTGAAGTCAATAATCGTAACAAGTCGTTAATACAACAATCCCTAGAGATGATAGAATTCAATATGAATTTTATTCAGAGTACAAGGATGTCACCGGGGAATTTAAGCTATACGAAGGGCGCCTCGCAGTTAGATACGCCTGCTTTGCAAACAGGGAT
The nucleotide sequence above comes from Anaerocolumna cellulosilytica. Encoded proteins:
- a CDS encoding ABC transporter permease: MKKKVNFFSSKGSNSFLSAIMAIAAGLLFGLVILLISNAKEAFPAFVMILKGGFASGLAGLGQVLYLATPIILTGLSVGFAFKTGLFNIGSSGQFTCGAFAAVYIGVKWTFLPGGIHWIVALLGAALVGALWGIVPGVLKAIANVNEVITSIMMNYIGMYLINILIVKFVHDPIKNQSVPVAPTAIIPKAGLDKLFGTNNMNISVFIAILMVVLIYIVLNKTTFGYELKACGLSPDASKYAGINAKRNIVLSMVIAGALSGFGGGLLYLAGSGKYLQVLDVLAPQGFNGISVALLGMSNPIGILFSGLFIAHITVGGSNTQLYNFVPEVIDIIIAAIIYCGAFALLFKNLIARFGKKSSGATKEEG
- a CDS encoding ABC transporter permease: MDILYFIVQQTMFFAIPLLIVALGGMFSERSGIVNIALEGIMVMGGFFSIAVIHLLENRMSGQPLLLIAVLVAGVSGAVFSLLHAFAAINLKADQTISGTALNLFAPAFAVFVARMVQGVQQIQFKDTFFIRKVPVLGDIPVLGPLLFQNAYVTTYIGLAVAIMSGVVINRTKFGLRLRACGEHPQAADSVGINVYKIRYAGVIISGALAGIGGLVFIVPTSTNFNASVAGYGFLALAVLIFGQWRTKRIIVAAFFFGIMKTFASAYSGIPFLKTLPISNEVYKMIPYIATLVILAFSSKNSQAPRAEGIPYDKGSR
- a CDS encoding DNA gyrase/topoisomerase IV subunit A, which gives rise to MNKNTDNTTDTIVQLDFSEEMRNSYRDYALSVIIARALPDVRDGLKPVQRRILYAMNELGLDPKKPHRKSARIVGDTMGKYHPHGDSSIYDALVRMTEDYSLSIPLVDGHGNFGSIDGDGAAAMRYTEARLSQGAMTLLEHLDKGLVEFIPNFDDSEKEPTVLPAMIPNLLINGTTGIAVGMATNIPPHNPVEVIDGAIACLDNPDITTEKLMKYIPGPDFPTGGTIINQSDLAGIYSTGEGKVRIRSKVEIENGENGRKNIVITEIPYTVAGNKMKLVESLATLMKDKVFDEIFDVRDESSKEGIRIVVEVKKDRDIDNLLNGLYKKTPMEDTYGVNLLAVKDKQPTVFQLKSLLQEFIHFQEELYTREFKHLLEKAENRLEIVDGLIQATDVIDLIIEILRGSSSVKQAKGCLTDGTITDINFKSEASKKQAASLNFTERQADAILAMPLSKLIGLEILKLHEENDSLLKSIDEYKTILGDQKELHKVIKNRLKEYKKAFSFPRRTILCDASNTDYVEEVKIEDIYVLIDRFGYTKSLDTSSYTRAGEDTLKEYAHIILMKNTDKLCLFTAEGNMYQIKASAIPKCKIKDKGILIHNLCKVDKENILIYTSFEQLFETQLVFSTKLGYIKQVSGVEFETNRSMISATKLESGDAVVDILLLSAGEILSGDQKVIVLTEKGLSLGYALSEVSEMKKTGRGVKSIELDKGDTVVYTGIVKNTEEAFVYNGKVLSAKKVRNRKRGAKGQKAQLE
- a CDS encoding DNA gyrase/topoisomerase IV subunit B, giving the protein MEQYTGSQIVVLEGLEAVRKRPGMYIGSTGSRGLHHLIWEILDNGIDEHLAGFCTQINIILQKDGGITLQDNGRGVPVDIHPTKGIPTARVVYTILHAGGKFGGSVYKVSGGLHGVGASVVNALSKRMIVEIKREGKIYRDEYASGGHPVTELVDGHLPVVGKCNKNDTGTKVTFYPDDTIFETVEFKADTIKKKLKEIAFLNKNLKIIFQDQITKEEVTYLEEFGIKSFVSYLNRDATPLHSEPIYLEGQSGDIEVEVAFQYIDTYSEQINAYCNRINVVDGGTLVTGFKTALTRVMNQYARELGILKEKDENFDGKDIRNGLVAIISIKHPDPQFEGQTKTKLGNTDAKSAVDEVFAAEVQRYFDKNVEVLKGILDNSLKSYAARKAGDKARTAVLKQLSDVDTRSKLASCSSKKAEECEVYIVEGDSAGGTVKTARNRRTQAVLPLRGKILNVEKSTLEKILVNNEIKSMIASFGCGIGEDFDINKLKYGKIIILTDADVDGAHISTLLLTFFYRFMPELIYEGKIFRGLPPLYKVDYETTVKGKKKKQSEYLFDDFALEKFRKKEDHKILSLQRYKGLGEMDADQLWETTLNPETRILAQVTINDTVEADEITNVLMSSNVPPRRSFIMEEARYAKLDV
- a CDS encoding PHP domain-containing protein; protein product: MNLYKYDTHVHTKEGSACAFVTGKEQVRIYKKLGYSGIIITDHFFNGNSNVPRKLPWKERVDGLAKGYENALAEGKRLGLSVFFGWEETYYGRDFLVYGLDKHWLYQHPEKLYWDIKTLYKEIKRAGGFMVHAHPYRSLEAISGELPMCPEYIDGVEVLNASNKRTESNQMAFRYAEELKKIVTAGSDAHHKVTPRSGLISKIPIADIQDFIKQLTLGKFEIIQPEKK
- a CDS encoding diaminopimelate decarboxylase, producing MKKPFVTLEQLKEIIKEHKTPFHIYDEKGIRENARRLKEAFSWNKGFREYFAVKATPNPYLLKILKEEGCGVDCSSLTELMLSEALDFKGEDIMFSSNATPPEEFKKAAELNAIINLDDYTHIDFLNGITGIPETICCRYNPGGVFTISNGIMDNPGDAKYGFTKAQMVEGYKKLMNLGAKQFGIHSFLASNTVTNEYYPILAKILFELAVELKETTGAKIKFINLSGGVGVPYKPDQQGNDILAIGEGVRKAYEEVLVPAGMGDVEIYTELGRFMLAPYGHLVATAIHEKHIYKEYIGLDACAVDLMRPAMYGSYHHITVMGKENEPCDHKYDVTGSLCENNDKFAIDRMLPKVDIGDLFVIHDTGAHGYAMGYNYNGKLKSAELLLQEDGSVQLIRRKEEPKDYFATFDFSDILKDMKYE
- the flgM gene encoding flagellar biosynthesis anti-sigma factor FlgM translates to MRIDAYNKISQVYQTNTIQKTTKTTNIKSTDQVEISRTAKDYQIAKQAVAAAADIREDKIKDIKSRFESGTYNVSMKEVANTVVEKYFEKTI
- a CDS encoding flagellar protein FlgN, producing MASLIEDLIQTLEQQCELYKLMIPAAEEKTKVIVSNNLKELQELTEKEQLMVEQIYVLEKKREEIIKNIGTVVSKAPETIHISTVIQMMEKQPKEQNQLSEIHDNLKRTIQKLVEVNNRNKSLIQQSLEMIEFNMNFIQSTRMSPGNLSYTKGASQLDTPALQTGMFDAKQ